The Tigriopus californicus strain San Diego chromosome 5, Tcal_SD_v2.1, whole genome shotgun sequence genome includes a region encoding these proteins:
- the LOC131880725 gene encoding uncharacterized protein LOC131880725 isoform X2: MSLQLNKAMSMMIGFEAPPAPRIIMDVMAIMAMIVCGETLYNWLNYLYPPKGQPPPKEGSADKKRITKLRKRRKSPRDPAQRQSYWWLESAMGPASFGVLVLYAYQFHCYTPFIGATVLNFCRYRNWMISAQDKEEFFSNISYPTGEVLALGYWNGYLKAFCHKTPIYLNNEHMEFDVDVIIVIPNCCTFAEASLLEHGFEEVGSHQTCVPGRGFNQRSEITKKVYKYKTDMGESKFVIVDFPSNLRSGMNGNPIPEIIAQIQQLSVLRSLAASSSDTDQL, translated from the exons ATGAGCCTCCAGCTGAATAAAGCGATGAGCATGATGATCGGGTTTGAGGCTCCACCGGCTCCACGCATCATTATGGATGTAATGGCTATCATGGCCATGATTGTATGCGGCGAGACCTTGTACAACTGGCTGAATTACTTATATCCCCCCAAAGGACAACCTCCGCCTAAAG AAGGCTCTGCTGACAAGAAAAGGATAACAAAGTTAAGAAAACGACGTAAATCGCCGAGAGATCCGGCTCAAAGACAATCCTATTGGTGGCTGGAGAGTGCCATGGGTCCAGCATCTTTCGGAGTGCTCGTTTTGTACGCTTACCAATTCCATTGTTATACACCGTTCATCGGTGCCACTGTTTTAAATTTCTGCCGTTACCGCAATTGG ATGATCTCGGCCCAGGATAAAGAGGAGTTCTTCTCCAATATCAGTTATCCGACGGGGGAAGTTTTGGCCTTAGGATATTGGAATGGCTACTTGAAAGCCTTCTGCCATAAGACGCCCATTT ACTTGAATAATGAACACATGGAATTTGACGTGGatgtcatcatcgtcattccGAATTGTTGCACTTTCGCTGAGGCTTCGCTTTTGGAACACGGGTTTGAAGAG GTTGGATCTCACCAGACGTGTGTTCCAGGGCGTGGCTTCAATCAGCGGTCAGAAATCACGAAAAAGGTCTACAAATACAAAACTGACATGGGAGAAAGTAAATTTGTTATAGTGGACTTTCCGAGCAATCTGAGATCGGGCATGA ATGGAAATCCGATCCCAGAGATCATTGCCCAAATCCAACAATTAAGCGTACTTCGATCTCTTGCTGCGTCTTCAAGCGACACTGACCAACTATGA
- the LOC131880724 gene encoding uncharacterized protein LOC131880724: MMAIDVLLRIVNGLGGAVTRSLTTLISLNHRLCEVVVGCVSWVLVLLGSWMSSILLGIRISLEDLSLFLSESLESLLSVGEFVGLTVDHLCQTLISCFGAIQNGFGLMGKNVLNLYETMLRGSGQIWSGIVHCSNLLGASIILLLQLVPRTVSIILTHMGQSLQRALEACFQVCQRVAMAFKSTPVEMFIGLTSGVMISYLSYRLVRKLVRDHEITPRWLLETTFRLTLFVYINFVRGALALILGVAQGVSLVLSHMHVPQFHHAGDSDPDEEEEPGALPYSLDDSDPEDQERQTRKRRNYDRLLLRREARLRRNLLEDDEDVEDLLFEQVEREREDKLCVICQDQEKCIMILPCRHLCICQGCQGALLQAQNKSCPICRRMVRQTIKAYL, translated from the coding sequence ATGATGGCTATCGACGTACTTTTGAGGATTGTCAATGGACTGGGCGGTGCCGTGACTCGATCCCTCACCACTTTGATTTCCCTCAATCACCGCCTATGTGAGGTCGTGGTTGGGTGTGTCTCATGGGTTTTGGTCCTCTTAGGCTCTTGGATGTCTTCCATTCTTCTCGGGATCCGGATTTCACTCGAAGATTTGTCTCTTTTCCTCTCGGAATCCCTGGAATCCTTGCTTTCCGTGGGCGAGTTTGTCGGTTTGACTGTCGATCATCTTTGTCAGACATTGATTTCTTGCTTTGGTGCCATTCAGAATGGATTCGGATTGATGGGAAAAAACGTCCTGAATCTGTACGAAACCATGCTTCGAGGGAGTGGCCAAATTTGGAGCGGCATTGTTCATTGCTCCAACCTCTTGGGCGCCAGTATTATCTTGCTCCTTCAATTGGTACCCAGAACTGTGTCCATAATTCTCACCCATATGGGTCAGAGTCTCCAACGAGCTCTTGAGGCCTGTTTCCAGGTCTGCCAGCGAGTGGCAATGGCTTTCAAATCGACACCAGTGGAAATGTTCATTGGTCTCACATCGGGGGTGATGATCTCCTATCTCAGTTACCGATTGGTCCGAAAACTTGTCCGAGACCACGAGATCACGCCCCGATGGCTGCTCGAAACGACTTTCCGGCTCACCCTTTTTGTGTATATTAATTTTGTGCGAGGAGCCCTGGCCCTGATCTTAGGTGTGGCTCAAGGTGTGTCTTTGGTCTTGTCGCATATGCATGTCCCGCAATTCCATCATGCCGGGGATAGTGATCccgatgaggaggaggagccgGGTGCTTTGCCTTATTCTTTGGACGATTCGGACCCGGAGGATCAAGAGCGACAAACGCGAAAACGGCGAAACTACGATCGATTGTTACTCAGACGGGAAGCCAGACTTCGGCGGAATTTGCTCGAGGACGATGAGGATGTGGAGGATCTACTCTTTGAGCAAGTGGAACGTGAGCGCGAGGACAAGTTGTGTGTGATAtgccaagatcaagaaaagtGTATCATGATCCTGCCTTGTCGGCATTTGTGCATTTGCCAAGGATGTCAAGGAGCCTTGCTGCAGGCTCAGAATAAGTCTTGTCCAATTTGCCGGAGGATGGTTCGTCAAACCATCAAAGCCTATCTGTGA
- the LOC131880725 gene encoding uncharacterized protein LOC131880725 isoform X1, whose product MSLQLNKAMSMMIGFEAPPAPRIIMDVMAIMAMIVCGETLYNWLNYLYPPKGQPPPKEGSADKKRITKLRKRRKSPRDPAQRQSYWWLESAMGPASFGVLVLYAYQFHCYTPFIGATVLNFCRYRNWMISAQDKEEFFSNISYPTGEVLALGYWNGYLKAFCHKTPIYLNNEHMEFDVDVIIVIPNCCTFAEASLLEHGFEEVGSHQTCVPGRGFNQRSEITKKVYKYKTDMGESKFVIVDFPSNLRSGMKEPRMPAEHRSRNIKSFKRKILQLWVDYNVKAASAPIIIDTNGNPIPEIIAQIQQLSVLRSLAASSSDTDQL is encoded by the exons ATGAGCCTCCAGCTGAATAAAGCGATGAGCATGATGATCGGGTTTGAGGCTCCACCGGCTCCACGCATCATTATGGATGTAATGGCTATCATGGCCATGATTGTATGCGGCGAGACCTTGTACAACTGGCTGAATTACTTATATCCCCCCAAAGGACAACCTCCGCCTAAAG AAGGCTCTGCTGACAAGAAAAGGATAACAAAGTTAAGAAAACGACGTAAATCGCCGAGAGATCCGGCTCAAAGACAATCCTATTGGTGGCTGGAGAGTGCCATGGGTCCAGCATCTTTCGGAGTGCTCGTTTTGTACGCTTACCAATTCCATTGTTATACACCGTTCATCGGTGCCACTGTTTTAAATTTCTGCCGTTACCGCAATTGG ATGATCTCGGCCCAGGATAAAGAGGAGTTCTTCTCCAATATCAGTTATCCGACGGGGGAAGTTTTGGCCTTAGGATATTGGAATGGCTACTTGAAAGCCTTCTGCCATAAGACGCCCATTT ACTTGAATAATGAACACATGGAATTTGACGTGGatgtcatcatcgtcattccGAATTGTTGCACTTTCGCTGAGGCTTCGCTTTTGGAACACGGGTTTGAAGAG GTTGGATCTCACCAGACGTGTGTTCCAGGGCGTGGCTTCAATCAGCGGTCAGAAATCACGAAAAAGGTCTACAAATACAAAACTGACATGGGAGAAAGTAAATTTGTTATAGTGGACTTTCCGAGCAATCTGAGATCGGGCATGA AAGAGCCTAGGATGCCTGCAGAACATCGCAGCCGGAATATTAagtctttcaaaagaaaaatacttCAACTTTGGGTCGACTACAACGTGAAAGCTGCCTCCGCTCCAATAATAATTGATACCA ATGGAAATCCGATCCCAGAGATCATTGCCCAAATCCAACAATTAAGCGTACTTCGATCTCTTGCTGCGTCTTCAAGCGACACTGACCAACTATGA